The stretch of DNA AAGTAACAATAGTTATAAAATACTACAATTAATAATGCCTAGGGCAAGGTTATAAAGAAACAGATATGTTTCTGTGTTGGTCACACTGCATTCACAGGAAATGTGAATTACTTGTGATCTCTTTGAAGGACAATTTGGTAATATTTATGAGAAGAATTTTAATGCAAGTACACTTTGTTTCCATTACTGAGCTACTGGAAATTCACCCTAAACATTAAACTGGCAAGAACACATGCAAGATGTTCAGTGCAAAGAACTAGAAGCAACCAGCATTGTTTAATAGGAAACTGGTTGACTAATTTATggttcagccattaaaaaaaactgaagtgggtCCATATGTtctgaaatggaaaaatcacCAAGATATGGTAAGTGGAAAAAGCAAGGTGCAGAATGGTGTGTGTAGTAAGATTACTTTAAGAACACACATAGAAGATGGATTGATAGCTATACTAGCATATAAACATTTTGCcccaaaaggaaacacaaaaggccTTTAACAATAAATGCTTTTGGAAAAAGTAACTGAATTACTATTTTTGTCCCATTTGGAGATACTTGGACTtgtaagttttgttttcttctccatgttcactgtttttttttttttttttaagaaaaacattttattaaatcttgaaaaaaaaacctaatagCTAGCATTTATTGAAGTTTCATAATGAGCAAGGGACTGTGCTAAGCATTTTGCATATAATAATTCATTATAGTCTCACACTTAATGATTAGCTCCATTTTGTAGGTAAGGCATTTGAGGCTCAGGTGAAATCACTTGCTTGAGGTCCCACAGCTAGGAAGTGGGGGAACTGCTATTTTAATTGCTTGGCCCCCTCAATTTGGAGCCCTTGGCTCTCAACTGCCAAGCTGTGCTCTTGTCACTAGTCTTTATATTCTCATTGCCTAATAAAAGTAAACTGGTGAACAACTGGAGtctaatgagataatgtatgtgaaaataCTTTTCTAAGTATAGAGATGTTTGGAGAGgacaggaggagcaggaggagggagtTTAAATGGGGCAGGCCTGTCCACTGACCCCTAGACAGTTAGGATATTGGGTTTGGTTTAGTTTTGAGGAACGGATGATCaacaaatttttttctcctttaaaatattatgaaattatatttattccTTCCCCCCTCCAAGAATACCTgattactgttttaaaattaaaatgacacaCGGAAATGAAAATCCTTTCACAATATCCTTCACTAATAATGAATGACTTTCAGGTTTTAATGGCTATATAACTATATGTTGCACCACTCCCACATATTTTACACAAATGGGGGCAACTACCTatttgtccctggtggctcagtggtaaagaatctgcctgcaatgcggaaagCAAAGGaaacgcaggttcagtccctgggttgggaagatcccctggaggagggcatgacaacccactccagtattctagcctatagaatcccatggacagaggagcctggtgggctacaagtccatagggtcgaaaagagtcagacacaacagaagcgactgagcacacatgtatttGTTTagtatcttgcttttttttcatcCTTACAATATATCTTGGCCATCTTTTCATATCAGCATTTACAaatatacttttctctttttaatagctgcacAGTATCCTATtttttgtgtatatacacattattttttaaattatctattgAAGGATGTGTAAGTTACTTCCAATTGTTTACTTTCCTAAACACTGTAATGAATAACCTTCCTAAGAAAGTTTAGAAGGATCTTCAGGCTGTGTGACATTTGTCAACTCTGTAGTTGACAGTGACAATGACAGTGTCGATGAGAGTGACCCAAACAGACTCTGCACCGAAGGGAGGAGTATGTTTCCTTGAGTAGAGGAACAATTCTCTACAATACTGTAGCCAACAAGTTCAGAGATATTAGAGTTGTCAACAGGTGAAGCCACCTTAGCAAGAGGGCCACCCTGTTTTGACAGTTTAGTAACAGCAGAGACTTGAGGCAATTGCTCAGCACTGATTGTGAGATCAGAAGAGGAATTTCCCTGTTACAAGCAGGGCTGGGGAAGGGCTctgggtccccccacccccagactgtCTGGAAACAGACAAGGATGGGCAGCAGAGCTCCAAATCAGGCAACAGCACGTGTGAAAACAGCAGTGATTTATGAGGAAACTCATAATTCACAGACCAAACCTCTTCCAGCAGAGGGCAGTGCCTCAGATATCAGGCGGGACTCGGGCCAGCTGGAGCCAGAGCTGGAGACTTCGCGGGACAGATTACACCAGCCCTAGGCTGagaagaaactgaactgaactgtcctttGGATACTGTAAGTGACATTGGGGAGTACTGGAGAGACATATCAGGACTTCACACTAATTTGCTTGTTTTCTAATATCTAACAATTGGGGCTTGGTAATCTCTTTTTATACAGTTGGGCCATTAGGGCTTGCAAGGGGGGTTTGAGGTCATTTTTAACTCCACTGGCTACTTACTCTTTCAGGTTTCTGGGTGCATGCCCGAGTCAAAAAAGGAGTGACGTGCCTAAAATATAATCTAGGCTTCTGAACCCGGGGCTCTGTGGATGTGACACAAAGTTTACAAATAGAAAGCAGAGGGAAAGATATGTAAGAAGGAATAATTTTATCTAAAAATAGAAACTTAGTGTGTTTAACCTTAGAGTCCTTTGATTTGAATTTCAAAGATTATGAAGGATGGTCATTAAAACAAACTTTAACTTGGGAGAGCCAGTCATGCAAATTGCTGTGCCTTACAAGATAATGAAAAGAGTTAGTCTGCTGGCCTAAACAATTGCCAATCCACGCTTCCCTGCTGCGTAGCGGTTGGAATCAAAAAAGAGGCAAAACTGAGTTAGAGTACCTTAATAAAGTCTACTTCTAATCCTGTTGTTTTTTTGAGCCTGGTGATAAAAAAGAAAGGAGCGACTCTGGCATTTGCTGGTGGAGACAAGGCAGATTTGCCAGGTGATAAagtaccctgtgtgtgtgtgtgtgtgtgtgtgtgtgtgtgtgttcaattaTTTGTCAGCACGGCTAAAGAAAACACACCACAGAGGAAATCAGAACCATTAGTGAAGTCGAAGGCTACTTTGCACGCGTTCCTTCGAAAAATACCAAGTGGAAGGAAGATCAGCAAAGAGAATCCACTTTCTTGGCTGTTTTATTTTCCCTGCCGCTTCTAGTCCGGGGATGTTTGGCTTGTGCTCCGGGTCGTCAGATCCGCCCCAAGCCAATCGACTCTTCAGGCCGGGCTGGGGTCCTCTGAGACGCGGAGGGGCTTCCGCGAGGTCGGGGTGGGACTGTCcgcagcatcagcagcagaaaCAGCAGCTGCGGGCGACCGAGCGGAAAAAGGAGACTCCGGAGGTCCCAAGAGAGGCCCTTTGCCAAGGCCGTAGCCCCGACCCGAAACCGTCCCCGCCGTCTCGCCCAGCAGGGCGCGGCCCCAGCGCCACCCGGCTCGCCCCAGAGAGGTGGGACTTTCCCCACCGGAAGTGATCCTGTCCAGTCTCGGGGAACTGGGGCACCTCAACCAGTGTGTCAGGGAAACCCTTCCGGGTGTGtgctggggggggggtgggggggtgaggaaaaaaaagaggtgggTTCGCTTGGAGTCCCAGCGGCCGTCGCCGCCGGACGGCCCCCGCCCCTTTCCCCTCTGCGAGCGGTAGCGCAGGGGAGGCGGTGAGACCGAGGAACCGGCCTCTCGCCATGGCCTTGGCGTGACAGAGTTTCCCGGGCGGCCGGGCGGGTGCGGACGGCAGGGTAAGAGGCGGCGGTGGCGGCCGGGTCCGGGTGGGAGCCGCGGGAGGCGGCCGGCCGGGCTGCCCGGCTGGGGCGGGGGGTCAAGCTGGTAACGCGCGCCTTCTCCCCCGCTTCACAGGCCAGACGACACCCGCGGGAGCCGCGGCCCAGAGACCCGCCCGGGCGACAGCGACTGGAGCGGAGCCCACAGGCCCGGGCCGGCTAGGCGGCGCGAGCAGGAAGCGGGGTCCCTGGGCCCCTTTGTGTGAAGGGCGAAGGAGGGGTGCGGGGCAGCCCCCGGCCGCGGGCTCCTTGGACGCCTGTCTTCCCGCGGGGGTCCCCGTCGGTCCTGCGGCGtcacccccccccacctcccttcgCGGGGCGCGTCTCGCCTCCCCCCGCCCTCCTCCGGGCTGCTCAGGGCTCGCCCTTTCCCCACGCCCCCTGCCTGGGCTTCAGTTCCTATAGGAAGGGCATTACCATCCCATCCCCACCCACCCCGACACTTCgctctttcccctccccctcctttaaCTTCCTCTTCTTCCCCCGTCGGGCCCTCGGCTCCTCTGCACTCTCCTCCCGGGTTCGCAGATTTCCGCCCACCTTCCGCCTCTCCAAGCCGCGCCGCAGCGAGCGGGGTGTTATTTTTCCCTCCCTTTGGTAGGAGTTGGTGAAGGTGAGACTCAATGAGGGAATACAAGGTAGTGGTGTTAGGGAGCGGAGGGGTTGGCAAATCCGCCCTGACTGTGCAGTTTGTCACTGGGACTTTCATTGAGAAATATGACCCCACCATTGAAGATTTCTACCGCAAAGAGATCGAAGTGGACTCTTCCCCCTCCGTGCTGGAAATTCTGGACACCGCAGGAACTGAGCAGTTTGCTTCCATGAGAGATCTCTACATCAAAAACGGCCAAGGTTTCATCCTGGTTTACAGTCTGGTTAATCAACAGTCTTTTCAGGTAACCAAACCAAGTCTTAAGATTTGTAAGAAGGGGGTGTGGTAATCCTACATTTACTTCTGGTTTGCTTGCACCGTGCGTAAATGACTGTTTTGCTTTTGAAAGTTGGACATGGCGCATTTTTGAGGTTACTCCTGGCACGGAAAAGTATCCAGTTGTTACTGTAGAGAAGACTAAAGTCGCAACCGTcaacaaatgttttaaagttatttttaagtgaaagagaagtgaaaaaagaaatgtcagcTTGTGTATGTTTAGCCTGGACTATAGCCTTCTGAAGTTGCTTGTTCAAGTCCACAAGCCTTCGTTAAGGTACTCAGGCaaacaacatttaaaagataATCTCGGGCAAATAGAGCACTTTGTAGGGAAAATTATTTGGAAACGATTATCTGTTCCACAGATAAATTCCTCTGCGTCTGCTTCGCCCTCCCCCTTTTTGTTCTCACCCAAGTCTCTCAACCAGATTTCTAAATCTTAGGGCTACAAGATGATGAACTCAAGACCTGCCTTCTAGGTACTCTACTTACTTGGAGCGTGTGAAGGGAAGTTAGTAATTGAAAAGACTAGTATCTAAAATtaataacaaacaaaaatctagaatgactctctctctttttttttttcagttcagccAAATTGATTCTGATAACATTGACTATATAGAAAATATGTGGATCTGGGAACACGGAACAAGTGCAGATTTTTAACCCCCGGCTAGGTGCTGGTCCAGTTTCTCTGGAAAGATCTGTCGTGTCCTTCACTGGGAGACAGACTGGAGGTTTAACATTATTTTAAGAGATGCAATAAATGTTGCTATTTATTCCTTGAAAATAAATAACCTCATATTGACCCATTATATTGACTTTCATTGATTTAGgaaatggatattttttttttcctgcatttaaaGGTATGCACTTAATGTTGCTTACTTAAGAGACATTAAGTGCTTTAGCCAAGCCATTGTGCTAATTTCACTTTTCTtagtattttatcttaaaatgaaCTTTCCCAGTGACCTGATGTAGCAActtcagggtttctttttttcttttaaagataagtAATGGGTACATTAATCAAAGTTGCTCTGACCAGACTAAAGTTCATTTTATGCAGACTTAAATTCCAAAGCACAACTGTTACAAAAGCATTTTTGTCCAGAAAGTACCAATGTGCTAAAGGTGCTATTTGACAGACGTTTTCTTTCTACAGGATCCTTGGGACATTTGTTATTCTATTAGCTGACTCTCTTCAGGCTGGCAGTCTTTTGAAGGGTTTTTCATAAGATATCCATTATAGCTACTTcttttatacacatacataggGAATGAAAAACTTCCATTATTTCAGTAGAGACTTAAAACTCTTTTAAACCCAAATGCCATCAGTTTGGATTCTCGGCTGAACTTGTTTCTATAAGGACACAGGAGAAAGAAGCTTAACCGAGAAGACTGAATTGATACGTGATCCAACAAAATTGTTGCAACTATCAGCTGTATGTTTTTGTAAATTTTCAGtcccttctttttccttcatcctGCATGTAAATTCTGTGTGCTGTAACTGTTCAGATTAAGCACATGTGTTATATTTAAGTCAAACTTTTCAAGCTATTtacaaaaaatttcaagaagtGCAATGTATTGGTAAATTACACTAACTATACTATTATTACATTGTCTTAAATCGATACTACCCCTTGAAAATTGACCCTCCTAGAGAATTGCTAAGGCTCTTATCTTTTGTAATTAGTTGTAATTACTTAGAAAAAGTAATATATACGAGGGAGAAAATTCACATAATATACCCGAACATAGGCAAAGGAAAATTTGACTTCTTCCAGCCCAAATCTGTCCCCCTCCTCGGCATTGTCCCTCCCAGGAGCTGCTCACTAGTGTACAGTAACTTCTAATACTGAAGGGTATTTTAAGGATCAAGGCATACCATTACATTTAAAACgaaatactgaagtgtgtttgGTCTTCTAGGCACAAGGCTGTGTTTTTCTTCCCACCTAAAACACTTTCTCTCAAGTGCTCTTGCTAAATGGCTAGGAATGCATAGATGCTGCAATCCTGTGCTGGGGTAACAGGTGTTACCAGGAGTGATGACAAGCTGGCATGTTTAAGGACATGGCCAAACACCCTTTTGGATTCATCATATTTGGGGATTTGCTTTTGAAATCAGTGTCGACTGAGGGAAAGAAGTGACTAAATGAGGCCTAAAGTTATTGTTCAACctacattttatattcttgacAAATCCAGCAGGAGGGCCTGTGGAAAATATCTATTCCTACTTCAATGGAGAAAGTGACATTTTCTCCATTTGGGTGTGTGGTTTTATTGTGGATTCAGCTTTCTCTACTCACTGAAGGATGACTTCTTGGGATATTGCAATATTTCTTTTATGGTTATGCAAACAgcgtaatttttttctttctctttgtgattGTTTACATAGGATATCAAGccaatgagagatcaaattgtcagagTGAAGAGATATGAAAAAGTCCCACTGATCCTAGTAGGAAATAAAGTGGATCTGGAACCAGAAAGAGAGGTTATGTCTTCAGAAGGCAGAGCTCTGGCTCAAGAATGGGGCTGTCCTTTCATGGAGACATCGGCAAAAAGTAAATCAATGGTGGATGAACTTTTTGCTGAGATCGTCAGGCAAATGAACTATTCTTCCCTACCCGAGAAGCAAGATCAATGTTGTACAACTTGCGTTgtccagtaaaaaataaaaagataacctCAATCATGGCCATACCGAGCAGGTTAGTTGTTGATGGAACCTTATGTTTTTGATCAAGTATAACAAAAAGCTTAATATTAATACATGTGGTaccttaaatttctttatttttgaaacaaaacatTTCCATTAGCACAAAATAATCAACATTCAATATAGATAATTAAAAGAGAGACAGGTCAGTAAAATGAAGGTAAGAAACTGTCTGTACTCCCAGTACCAAGATTCGTTTTTTAAAGTGAGTTTACTGTTCTCTTTCTGATCTGTAACATTCCTTTGGGGTGGGGTGagttaaaagataattttccCTGTTTGGGTGATTTAGCATTCAAAGTGCGTGGGAGAACATCCAGTAATAACTTGAGAAGATGAttagttttgtgttttctgtgcttttctaTCATGAGCTGGAGAGCTGCTTTAATTGAAATCATCAATTTACTAATCACCCAAGTGCTAGATTTAGCAGAACGATCATTTAATCAAGTTCATATGTATGTTGCACTGGAGAGACTTAAGCGACCTCTGATAATAACAAACTACAATGCCACAGCGTACCTTGACTCATTATGAATAACATGGTCCAGATGAGAGACCGGTGAGATCATCTGCAGTGTGTTTAGAATGGACAACTCCAAGCCCAGGAAACACTTATATTCAGCTTAATAAATAATGGAGTTAATAAGAACAATGGCAAAATCATCAAACCTCTCATTGGgctaaataacttaaaaaaggtgttttttaaatgaatgcagtTTTTGAAAAGTAAGGTTCTATAAAACTTACCGatcatttaaaataagataaCTTTATTCATATCACGATCTTTTCATCTAGATTGTAATTAGGCAGATAGTCTCACTTAGGCAATAATACCTAGATAATAAGATAAGACAACCAATATCCTGGATGATTGAGAAACTGCAGAAAATGCCAGACTAGCCAGACAATATCAGGAATGGAAT from Bos mutus isolate GX-2022 chromosome X, NWIPB_WYAK_1.1, whole genome shotgun sequence encodes:
- the RAP2C gene encoding ras-related protein Rap-2c encodes the protein MREYKVVVLGSGGVGKSALTVQFVTGTFIEKYDPTIEDFYRKEIEVDSSPSVLEILDTAGTEQFASMRDLYIKNGQGFILVYSLVNQQSFQDIKPMRDQIVRVKRYEKVPLILVGNKVDLEPEREVMSSEGRALAQEWGCPFMETSAKSKSMVDELFAEIVRQMNYSSLPEKQDQCCTTCVVQ